In the Grimontia kaedaensis genome, one interval contains:
- the coaD gene encoding pantetheine-phosphate adenylyltransferase — MSKKAITRVIYPGTFDPITNGHVDLVERAASMFDEVVVGIAASPSKKPLFDLEERVQLAKAVTEHLDNVSVVGFSGLLVDFAKQYQANILVRGLRAVSDFEYEFQLANMNRRLMPELESVFLTPSEENSFISSTLVKEVALHGGDTSGFVHPKVLKALKSQLKK, encoded by the coding sequence GTGAGCAAGAAAGCCATTACCCGTGTGATCTATCCGGGTACTTTTGATCCGATTACCAATGGCCACGTTGATTTGGTTGAGCGTGCGGCTTCGATGTTTGATGAAGTCGTCGTGGGTATCGCTGCCAGCCCAAGCAAAAAGCCCTTGTTTGACCTTGAAGAGCGTGTCCAATTGGCAAAAGCGGTAACCGAACATCTCGACAATGTCAGCGTGGTGGGTTTTTCAGGCCTTTTGGTGGACTTTGCCAAACAGTATCAGGCAAATATCCTTGTACGCGGACTTCGTGCAGTCTCCGATTTTGAGTATGAGTTCCAGTTGGCGAACATGAATCGCCGTTTGATGCCGGAACTTGAAAGCGTCTTTCTCACGCCTTCTGAAGAAAACTCGTTTATCTCTTCCACGCTGGTGAAAGAGGTAGCCCTTCATGGCGGTGACACCAGTGGTTTTGTTCATCCTAAAGTGCTCAAAGCATTGAAATCTCAACTGAAGAAATAA
- the slmA gene encoding nucleoid occlusion factor SlmA, giving the protein MAGQKKQNRREEILQALAQMLESNQGSQRITTAKLAAQVGVSEAALYRHFPSKARMFEGLIEFIEESLITRINRIQSDEKDTMTRLRLILQLLLVFGERNPGLTRIMTGHALMFEQDRLQGRINQLFEKIESQLRQVLRERRLREGKGFPVDENVLAAQLLGQVEGSLNRFVRSNFKYAPTAEFDQYWQLLSAQLN; this is encoded by the coding sequence ATGGCTGGCCAAAAAAAGCAGAATCGCAGAGAGGAAATCCTCCAGGCCCTGGCACAAATGCTGGAGTCCAATCAGGGCAGTCAACGCATTACCACCGCCAAACTTGCTGCGCAGGTAGGCGTTTCTGAAGCCGCGCTATACCGCCACTTCCCAAGCAAAGCACGCATGTTCGAAGGCTTGATTGAGTTTATCGAAGAGTCACTGATCACCCGTATCAACCGCATCCAAAGTGATGAGAAAGATACGATGACCCGTTTACGCTTGATCCTTCAATTGCTGTTAGTTTTCGGAGAGCGTAATCCGGGACTGACACGCATCATGACCGGACATGCCTTGATGTTTGAGCAGGATAGACTGCAAGGTCGCATCAATCAGCTGTTTGAAAAAATCGAGAGCCAACTGCGTCAGGTACTGCGCGAGCGCCGTCTTCGTGAAGGTAAAGGTTTCCCAGTTGATGAGAATGTACTGGCAGCTCAGCTTCTCGGTCAGGTAGAAGGCAGCCTCAACCGCTTCGTGCGTTCAAACTTCAAATACGCGCCGACTGCGGAGTTTGACCAGTACTGGCAACTGTTGAGTGCACAACTGAACTGA
- the pyrE gene encoding orotate phosphoribosyltransferase produces the protein MKAYQRQFIEFALEKEVLKFGEFTLKSGRKSPYFFNAGLFNTGRDLARLGRFYAEALVDAGIEYDLLFGPAYKGIPIATTTAVALAEHHDVDTPYCFNRKEAKDHGEGGNLVGSALVGRVMLVDDVITAGTAIRESMEIIQANGADLAGVLVAIDRQERGKGELSAIQEVERDFGCQVVSIISLGDLVTYLEEQGSNPEQLDAVKAYRAEYGI, from the coding sequence ATGAAAGCCTATCAGCGTCAGTTCATCGAATTTGCATTGGAAAAAGAAGTCTTGAAGTTCGGTGAATTCACTTTGAAGTCAGGTCGTAAGAGCCCTTACTTCTTTAATGCCGGTCTGTTCAACACAGGCAGGGATTTGGCGCGTCTGGGCCGTTTTTATGCCGAAGCGCTGGTTGATGCGGGTATTGAATACGATCTGCTGTTTGGCCCTGCGTACAAAGGCATTCCGATTGCGACTACCACTGCGGTTGCGCTGGCTGAACACCACGATGTGGACACGCCATACTGTTTTAACCGTAAAGAAGCCAAAGATCACGGTGAAGGTGGCAATCTGGTCGGTAGCGCGCTGGTAGGCCGTGTGATGCTGGTGGATGATGTGATCACTGCAGGTACGGCGATTCGCGAGTCGATGGAAATTATTCAGGCGAACGGTGCTGATTTGGCAGGTGTGTTGGTGGCGATTGACCGTCAAGAGCGCGGTAAAGGCGAGCTTTCTGCTATTCAGGAAGTCGAGAGAGACTTTGGCTGTCAGGTGGTTTCAATTATCAGTCTTGGCGATTTGGTGACGTATCTGGAAGAGCAGGGCAGTAACCCAGAACAATTGGATGCAGTAAAAGCATATCGCGCGGAATACGGTATCTAG
- the coaBC gene encoding bifunctional phosphopantothenoylcysteine decarboxylase/phosphopantothenate--cysteine ligase CoaBC, whose product MAQKITQTLLGKRIVLGIGGGIAAYKCADLTRRLIERGADVRIVMTHAAKEFITPLTMQAVSGHPVSDSLLDPAAEASMGHIEIAKWADLVLLAPATADLIARVAAGMGNDLLTTLCLATDAPVAIAPAMNQQMYRAVATQENLATLKRRGHPIWGPASGEQACGDIGPGRMLEPMQLVGLVEDHFTEGGLTGTSFLITAGPTREAIDPVRYLTNHSSGKMGYAIAEAAAKRGASVTLVSGPVNLPTPNGVHRVNVESAQEMHDAVHAHATKHHIFVACAAVADFRPANVADQKMKKKDGKDDMTITLVKNPDIVASVASLSENRPFTVGFAAETQDVEQYARGKLQKKNLDLICANDVSQEGQGFNSDLNALHLYWPKGDKALPLASKSEIGNQLVSEITALYNIK is encoded by the coding sequence ATGGCTCAGAAAATCACTCAGACCCTGTTGGGCAAACGGATTGTTTTAGGTATCGGTGGCGGTATTGCGGCTTATAAATGTGCAGATCTGACACGTCGCCTGATTGAACGTGGCGCTGACGTTCGCATTGTCATGACTCACGCAGCGAAAGAATTTATCACCCCGCTGACCATGCAGGCAGTCTCTGGCCACCCTGTATCTGATAGCCTGCTCGACCCTGCCGCTGAAGCCTCAATGGGTCATATCGAAATTGCGAAATGGGCAGATTTGGTATTGCTGGCCCCTGCCACTGCTGACCTAATTGCGCGTGTGGCGGCAGGCATGGGCAATGATCTTCTGACGACTCTTTGCTTGGCAACAGATGCACCAGTCGCTATTGCGCCCGCCATGAACCAGCAAATGTACCGCGCGGTTGCTACGCAGGAAAACCTCGCGACGTTGAAACGACGCGGCCACCCAATCTGGGGACCAGCAAGCGGTGAACAGGCCTGTGGTGATATTGGCCCAGGCCGAATGCTAGAGCCAATGCAGTTGGTCGGTTTGGTTGAAGACCACTTCACCGAAGGAGGCCTCACTGGCACGTCTTTTCTCATTACCGCAGGACCAACCCGCGAAGCCATTGACCCGGTACGTTACCTCACTAATCACAGCTCAGGGAAAATGGGCTATGCGATCGCAGAAGCGGCCGCTAAAAGAGGCGCAAGTGTCACTTTGGTCAGTGGCCCTGTGAATCTGCCAACACCGAATGGCGTTCACCGAGTGAATGTCGAAAGTGCGCAAGAAATGCATGACGCCGTTCACGCCCACGCTACCAAGCATCACATATTTGTTGCCTGCGCGGCAGTCGCCGATTTCAGACCCGCCAATGTCGCCGATCAAAAGATGAAGAAGAAAGACGGCAAAGATGACATGACCATCACACTGGTGAAAAACCCTGACATCGTCGCTTCTGTCGCCTCATTGTCAGAAAATCGCCCGTTTACCGTCGGCTTTGCTGCTGAAACTCAGGATGTGGAGCAATACGCACGCGGTAAACTTCAGAAAAAGAATCTGGACCTGATTTGCGCTAACGATGTCTCTCAGGAAGGACAAGGCTTTAACAGCGACCTGAATGCGCTACACCTATACTGGCCAAAAGGCGATAAAGCACTGCCTCTGGCGAGCAAATCAGAGATTGGCAACCAGCTTGTCAGCGAAATTACAGCACTCTACAACATCAAATAA
- a CDS encoding 3-deoxy-D-manno-octulosonic acid kinase produces MELLADNNIRVWFDEALLQEDALKSFDIAFWQDKGAVIGSATGRGTTWFVKTKTVSAALRHYRRGGLFGKLVSDSYFFTGWESTRSAAEFNLLHYLRERGIPVPRPLAARAIKDGLTYQADILVEKIDGAKDLVDLLSASPLTEDKYRDIGKLVRKLHDAGVCHTDLNIHNILHDDKGAFWLIDFDKCGRRSGEGWKAANLSRLQRSFRKEVGKRQIQWQESDWQFLLQGYGD; encoded by the coding sequence GTGGAATTGCTGGCTGATAACAATATCCGTGTTTGGTTCGACGAGGCTTTGCTGCAAGAAGATGCATTGAAAAGTTTCGACATTGCTTTTTGGCAAGATAAAGGCGCGGTGATCGGTTCAGCCACAGGCCGCGGTACCACTTGGTTTGTGAAAACGAAAACCGTTTCTGCAGCGTTGCGTCACTATCGCCGCGGTGGGCTATTTGGCAAGCTAGTCAGCGACAGTTATTTCTTTACCGGATGGGAAAGCACCCGCTCTGCTGCAGAATTTAACTTGCTCCATTACTTGCGTGAACGGGGCATTCCCGTGCCACGTCCGTTGGCGGCAAGAGCGATTAAAGACGGATTGACTTATCAAGCCGATATTTTGGTCGAAAAGATTGATGGGGCGAAAGACTTGGTTGATTTACTGAGTGCCTCACCGCTCACTGAAGACAAGTATCGCGACATAGGAAAGCTGGTTCGAAAGCTCCATGATGCAGGCGTTTGTCACACTGATCTGAACATTCACAATATCCTGCACGACGACAAAGGCGCTTTTTGGCTTATTGACTTTGATAAGTGCGGTCGTCGCTCAGGAGAGGGCTGGAAAGCTGCAAATTTAAGCCGTCTGCAGCGATCTTTTCGTAAAGAAGTGGGCAAACGCCAAATCCAATGGCAGGAGTCAGACTGGCAGTTTTTGCTTCAAGGCTACGGCGATTAA
- a CDS encoding glycosyltransferase family 9 protein, whose translation MKKILVIRNDKIGDFMLAWPAFAMLKQSMPDAEITALVPSYTKALAELCPSIDKVLVDCGKKADKLNKKELGSQIKVEQFDASICLFSDSYNALLVWRAGIPFRLAPATKISQFLYNHRVTQRRSQSAKPEFEYNLDLVRAFLAKLGVEAKEVSTPYLSFSHETLLTQKQKLSAALGLSADKPWLYVHAGSGGSANNLSLTQYTDLVVGIASDKEIEVVLTAGPGEEKKAAELQSLLAEKSVYAVVYDKNDGLQDFTQSIACANAFIAGSTGPLHIAATVDVPTIGFFPAKRSATPLRWKPINSEGRHIAFAPPAVKDKEEAADMSKVAIEAILPDVKNFLGRVI comes from the coding sequence ATGAAAAAAATCCTTGTCATCAGAAACGATAAAATTGGCGACTTTATGCTGGCATGGCCGGCATTTGCCATGTTGAAGCAATCTATGCCAGACGCAGAAATTACCGCTTTGGTGCCGTCCTACACCAAAGCGTTAGCTGAGCTTTGTCCTTCGATTGACAAGGTACTGGTAGATTGTGGCAAGAAAGCGGATAAGCTGAATAAGAAAGAGCTTGGCAGCCAAATTAAAGTCGAGCAGTTTGATGCTTCAATTTGTCTGTTTTCAGACAGCTACAACGCTTTGCTGGTCTGGAGAGCTGGCATTCCTTTCCGATTAGCACCAGCCACGAAAATCTCCCAGTTTCTCTACAATCACCGCGTGACGCAGCGTCGTTCACAATCGGCTAAGCCTGAGTTTGAATACAACCTCGATCTCGTGCGTGCTTTCCTCGCGAAGCTGGGCGTGGAGGCGAAAGAAGTTAGTACGCCTTACCTGTCTTTTTCGCACGAAACACTGTTAACGCAAAAGCAAAAACTCTCAGCGGCATTAGGCCTCAGCGCCGATAAACCTTGGCTTTATGTACATGCAGGGAGTGGCGGCTCAGCGAACAACCTATCACTGACACAGTACACAGATTTGGTCGTTGGTATTGCCTCAGATAAAGAGATTGAAGTGGTGCTTACCGCTGGTCCAGGGGAAGAAAAGAAAGCTGCGGAACTGCAATCCCTGTTAGCGGAAAAGTCGGTTTACGCTGTTGTTTATGACAAGAACGACGGCTTGCAGGATTTCACCCAATCCATCGCGTGTGCAAATGCATTTATTGCAGGCTCGACCGGGCCTCTTCACATTGCAGCGACGGTTGATGTCCCAACCATCGGCTTTTTCCCTGCTAAACGCAGCGCCACACCACTTCGCTGGAAGCCAATTAACAGTGAAGGGCGCCATATTGCGTTTGCTCCGCCAGCAGTGAAAGACAAGGAAGAGGCGGCAGACATGTCTAAGGTTGCAATCGAAGCCATTCTGCCAGACGTGAAGAATTTCCTGGGGCGCGTTATTTAG
- the rpmB gene encoding 50S ribosomal protein L28 codes for MSRVCQVTGKRPVVGNNRSHANNATKRRFLPNLQTHRFWVESENRFVKLRLTPKGMRIIDKKGIDSVLADIRARGENV; via the coding sequence ATGTCACGAGTATGCCAAGTAACTGGCAAGCGTCCTGTAGTTGGTAACAACCGCTCTCACGCTAATAACGCCACCAAGCGTCGTTTTCTGCCGAACCTGCAAACTCATCGTTTCTGGGTAGAAAGCGAAAACCGCTTCGTTAAACTGCGTCTTACCCCTAAAGGTATGCGCATCATCGACAAGAAAGGTATTGATTCTGTTCTGGCAGATATCCGTGCCCGTGGTGAGAACGTTTAA
- the dut gene encoding dUTP diphosphatase: MKKIDLQILDPRVGNEFPLPAYATEGSAGLDLRAVLDSPLTLEPGQTELLPTGLAIHIADPSLAATILPRSGLGHKHGIVLGNLVGLIDSDYQGQLMVSCWNRGNTTFTIEPGERIAQLVFVPVIQAEFNIVENFDATERGAGGFGHSGTK; this comes from the coding sequence ATGAAAAAAATCGATCTGCAAATCCTCGACCCACGCGTCGGTAACGAATTCCCACTTCCTGCATACGCGACAGAAGGCTCCGCAGGTCTGGACCTTCGCGCCGTACTGGATTCTCCGCTGACACTGGAGCCAGGCCAAACTGAGTTACTGCCAACTGGCCTCGCAATCCACATTGCTGACCCTTCTCTCGCTGCCACTATCCTCCCTCGCTCAGGTCTTGGCCATAAGCACGGCATCGTTCTGGGTAATCTGGTTGGCCTCATCGATTCAGATTATCAAGGCCAGCTGATGGTCTCATGCTGGAACCGTGGCAATACAACCTTTACCATAGAACCGGGGGAGCGTATTGCCCAACTGGTTTTTGTGCCGGTTATTCAGGCAGAATTCAACATTGTTGAAAACTTCGATGCCACAGAGCGTGGTGCCGGAGGATTTGGACACTCAGGTACAAAATAA
- the rpmG gene encoding 50S ribosomal protein L33: protein MAKGIREKIRLVSSAGTGHFYTTDKNKRNMPGKFEIKKFDPVVRQHVMYKEAKIK, encoded by the coding sequence ATGGCTAAAGGCATTCGCGAGAAGATCCGCCTGGTATCATCTGCTGGTACTGGTCACTTCTACACTACTGATAAGAACAAACGTAACATGCCGGGCAAATTCGAGATCAAGAAATTTGATCCAGTTGTTCGTCAACACGTTATGTACAAAGAAGCAAAAATCAAGTAA
- the waaA gene encoding lipid IV(A) 3-deoxy-D-manno-octulosonic acid transferase, producing MRFLYTFLLLIAAPFLLFGLYRAKDGKPRVGKRWVEHFGYTPAIKGKNPIWIHAVSVGEVIAAKPVIQALQKRYPDEAILVTTTTATGAEIAAKIEGIEHRYMPIDFGFAVKRFLKRTHPKVMLIMETELWPNTLVAVKKAGIPVVVMNARLSESSKRGYQRVKPLFNILSLNIDHILCQFDDDARRFIELGVREKKVSVSGSVKFDLPDFDTQAPAVIDLKNQLTNRPVWIAASTHPGEDSILLDTHKSVLESLPNALMILVPRHPERFGNVANLVSSSGFTLARRSVGQSIIPETQVYLGDTMGEMMNLFAASDVTFMAGSLVGDKVGGHNLLEPASLSKPLVTGPSYFNFQVIAEQLIDVGACTVRESPVEIAAQIVSLLKNNEQSEKAGKAALSVMEKNRGAVSKTLDTVNQWIES from the coding sequence GTGCGCTTTCTCTATACTTTTTTATTGCTTATTGCCGCTCCATTTCTGCTTTTTGGCCTTTACCGCGCCAAAGACGGGAAACCCAGGGTCGGCAAACGCTGGGTTGAGCACTTTGGCTACACGCCCGCCATAAAAGGGAAAAATCCCATCTGGATCCATGCTGTCTCAGTTGGTGAGGTTATTGCCGCTAAGCCTGTCATTCAAGCACTTCAAAAGCGCTACCCCGATGAAGCAATTCTTGTGACCACCACCACAGCCACAGGAGCAGAAATTGCGGCGAAGATAGAGGGTATAGAGCACAGATACATGCCAATTGATTTTGGCTTTGCCGTAAAAAGATTCTTAAAACGTACCCATCCTAAAGTCATGCTCATTATGGAAACTGAGCTCTGGCCCAACACATTAGTCGCGGTTAAAAAGGCGGGCATTCCAGTTGTCGTGATGAATGCGCGCTTATCCGAAAGTTCGAAGCGTGGATATCAACGCGTTAAACCGTTGTTCAATATACTCTCACTCAACATCGATCATATTCTCTGTCAGTTCGATGACGATGCTCGTCGTTTCATCGAACTTGGAGTCCGTGAGAAGAAAGTCTCGGTTTCTGGCTCTGTAAAGTTTGACTTGCCTGATTTCGATACGCAGGCACCTGCCGTGATTGATTTGAAAAATCAGCTAACCAACCGACCGGTTTGGATAGCCGCCAGCACCCACCCTGGGGAAGATAGCATCCTGTTAGACACCCACAAATCTGTGCTTGAAAGCCTACCAAACGCCCTGATGATTTTGGTTCCTCGACATCCCGAACGCTTTGGCAACGTGGCAAACTTAGTTTCCTCCAGCGGTTTTACTTTGGCGAGAAGAAGCGTTGGGCAGTCCATCATCCCCGAGACCCAGGTTTATCTTGGCGATACCATGGGTGAAATGATGAACCTCTTTGCAGCAAGCGATGTGACCTTTATGGCAGGGAGTCTTGTTGGCGATAAAGTTGGCGGGCATAACCTGCTAGAGCCGGCTTCGCTGTCCAAGCCGCTGGTAACTGGCCCAAGCTATTTCAACTTTCAAGTGATTGCCGAGCAGCTTATCGATGTCGGTGCGTGCACGGTAAGAGAGAGCCCAGTAGAGATAGCCGCTCAGATTGTCTCGCTGCTAAAAAACAATGAACAGAGTGAAAAAGCTGGCAAGGCTGCATTGTCAGTCATGGAGAAGAACAGAGGCGCCGTCTCGAAAACGCTCGACACTGTTAACCAGTGGATTGAAAGTTAA
- the radC gene encoding RadC family protein codes for MSLKNMPEECRPREKLLARGPESLTNSELLAIFLRTGVTGMNAIELASYLLEDFGSLRGLMQAELKQFSARKGLGSAKYAQLQAVLELSKRHLGETLAREDALSSPSHTARYLSSKLRDRPREAFLVLYLDNQNRPIKDEILFEGTINSANVYPREVVKRCLDIGANAVILAHNHPSGIAEPSSADRHITNRIGDALALVDIRLLDHMVIGDGDVVSFAERGWI; via the coding sequence ATGTCGCTAAAAAATATGCCTGAAGAGTGTCGGCCACGTGAGAAGTTATTGGCGAGAGGCCCTGAGTCTCTCACCAATTCTGAGCTTCTTGCTATTTTCCTTCGCACTGGTGTGACGGGCATGAATGCGATTGAACTCGCTAGCTACCTTTTGGAAGATTTTGGTTCACTGAGAGGGTTAATGCAGGCCGAACTAAAGCAATTCAGTGCGCGCAAAGGGCTGGGCTCGGCGAAATATGCCCAACTTCAAGCTGTGTTGGAGCTTAGCAAACGTCACCTAGGTGAAACGTTGGCGAGGGAAGATGCTCTTTCCAGTCCGTCACATACCGCCAGATACCTTTCCAGCAAACTTCGTGACCGCCCAAGGGAAGCCTTTCTCGTGCTGTACCTTGATAACCAGAATCGTCCTATAAAAGATGAGATTTTGTTTGAAGGTACAATCAATTCCGCCAATGTTTATCCGAGAGAAGTGGTCAAACGCTGTCTCGATATAGGCGCCAATGCAGTGATTCTCGCCCATAATCACCCTTCCGGTATCGCTGAACCCAGCTCAGCAGACCGTCATATCACCAACAGAATTGGCGATGCTTTGGCTTTAGTGGACATTCGGTTGCTCGACCATATGGTGATTGGGGATGGGGACGTGGTATCCTTCGCTGAACGTGGTTGGATTTAA
- the mutM gene encoding bifunctional DNA-formamidopyrimidine glycosylase/DNA-(apurinic or apyrimidinic site) lyase translates to MPELPEVEVSRMGIQPHATDQVVTKLEVRQPKLRWPVPDTLFDIEGQTIRAVKRRAKYLILETDIGYALVHLGMSGSLRVLSQATAPDKHDHVDLHLSNGKVIRYNDPRRFGAWLWQEKGGDHPALEKLGPEPLTDAFTGEYLFEKAQGKRTAIKQFIMDNAVVVGVGNIYANESLFTSRINPQRPAGQLNLDEANTLVADIKDVLATAIKQGGTTLKDFTQADGKPGYFAQELLVYGRQGKPCPECGTELESVKIGQRNTVFCPECQK, encoded by the coding sequence ATGCCAGAATTACCGGAAGTTGAAGTGAGCCGTATGGGTATTCAGCCCCATGCGACGGATCAGGTCGTCACCAAACTGGAAGTCAGACAGCCCAAACTACGTTGGCCTGTTCCGGACACCTTATTTGATATCGAAGGCCAGACAATTCGTGCAGTGAAACGCCGCGCAAAGTACTTGATACTGGAGACGGATATTGGCTATGCGCTGGTGCATTTAGGAATGTCAGGCAGTTTACGTGTACTGTCGCAGGCGACAGCGCCTGATAAGCACGATCATGTCGATTTACACCTCTCCAATGGAAAAGTGATTCGCTACAACGATCCACGCCGATTTGGCGCCTGGCTTTGGCAGGAAAAGGGCGGTGATCACCCTGCTTTGGAAAAACTCGGTCCCGAGCCACTCACTGACGCGTTTACCGGTGAGTATCTGTTTGAAAAGGCGCAGGGGAAACGTACGGCGATTAAGCAATTTATTATGGATAACGCCGTCGTTGTCGGGGTGGGGAACATCTACGCCAATGAATCCCTGTTCACCTCTAGAATCAACCCACAGCGTCCAGCGGGACAGCTTAATCTTGATGAAGCTAATACACTGGTGGCTGATATCAAAGATGTTTTGGCAACCGCCATCAAGCAAGGTGGCACGACGCTGAAAGATTTCACTCAAGCTGATGGCAAGCCTGGCTACTTTGCGCAAGAGTTGTTGGTGTATGGCAGGCAAGGTAAGCCGTGCCCAGAGTGTGGCACTGAGCTTGAGAGCGTGAAGATTGGGCAGCGAAATACGGTGTTTTGTCCCGAGTGCCAAAAATAA
- a CDS encoding glycosyltransferase family 9 protein, whose product MALFSTAPQSLCILRLSAIGDVCNAVAAVQAIQTQWPKTKITWIAGKAEAALLTPLLPNVTVIAFDKKQGFKGMKAVWQSLKGQKFDALLHMQSAIRASLLSIGIKAKYRLGFDKVRASDLQSFFTNIKVTSPQSPHVLDGFMAFTETLGLQPQTPTWSLPIANEDLTWAKDQLSGKPTLVVAPAASKAFKNWTAEGYAAVIAHALSKGFEVILAGGPGKIEVELGQAIERQLSQPVKNLIGKTTLLQLLALERHASLVLAPDSGPAHLANAVGTPVIGLYAHHNPARTGPYNWRHYVVSAYAEAIKAETGKTVDEVSWRTRVKDEDAMQRITIESVIARFDEVTEKEELL is encoded by the coding sequence ATGGCCCTTTTTTCCACCGCACCTCAGTCTCTTTGTATCCTTCGTCTTTCTGCGATTGGTGATGTATGCAACGCCGTGGCGGCCGTTCAGGCTATTCAAACACAATGGCCAAAAACCAAGATCACCTGGATAGCAGGCAAAGCAGAGGCCGCTTTGCTAACACCTCTTTTACCTAATGTCACTGTCATTGCTTTTGATAAGAAGCAAGGGTTCAAGGGCATGAAAGCGGTTTGGCAATCACTGAAAGGGCAAAAGTTTGATGCACTTCTGCACATGCAAAGCGCCATTCGTGCCAGCTTACTTTCCATCGGTATCAAAGCCAAATACCGACTAGGTTTTGATAAAGTAAGGGCTAGCGACCTTCAATCTTTTTTTACCAATATCAAAGTGACGTCACCACAGTCACCGCATGTACTAGATGGTTTTATGGCGTTCACTGAAACGCTGGGGCTCCAGCCCCAAACACCAACATGGTCTTTGCCCATTGCTAACGAGGACCTCACTTGGGCGAAAGATCAATTGAGCGGTAAACCTACTCTGGTAGTGGCACCTGCGGCCAGTAAGGCGTTCAAAAACTGGACCGCAGAAGGCTACGCTGCAGTTATTGCACATGCATTAAGTAAAGGTTTTGAGGTTATCCTTGCTGGTGGCCCCGGAAAAATTGAAGTTGAGTTGGGTCAAGCGATTGAACGCCAGCTATCGCAACCCGTGAAAAACCTCATTGGCAAAACCACCCTGCTCCAACTACTGGCACTGGAAAGACACGCTTCTTTGGTACTGGCACCCGACAGCGGTCCGGCTCACCTTGCCAATGCCGTCGGTACACCCGTGATTGGACTCTATGCTCATCACAATCCAGCACGGACGGGTCCTTATAACTGGCGGCACTATGTGGTCAGTGCTTATGCCGAAGCGATAAAAGCGGAGACGGGTAAAACTGTCGACGAAGTTTCCTGGCGCACCAGAGTGAAAGACGAGGACGCCATGCAACGCATTACGATTGAGTCGGTGATAGCTCGATTCGATGAAGTCACCGAGAAAGAGGAACTGCTATGA
- a CDS encoding glycosyltransferase family 2 protein — translation MSQAQRATISAIIITKNEEQILPECLASLDWVDEIIVVDSGSTDNTVAIAEAAGAKVYVNAEWPGFGKQKQLAQSYATKDWVLAIDADEVITDELKRSILDVLANPPQKTLFILRRTTWVFGRFLKHSGWYDKIVRLYPRELTGYNDALVHEKIVEPEGVTKQTLNGDMLHYSYRDLHQYLVKSAFYAKSWADGRQARGKKSSISQGILHALGCFLKMYVVKRGFLDGKQGFLIAVLSAHSTFVKYADLWIRANDSRAAK, via the coding sequence ATGAGCCAGGCTCAGCGCGCCACCATCAGCGCGATTATCATCACCAAAAACGAAGAGCAGATATTGCCTGAGTGCCTCGCCTCTCTGGATTGGGTAGACGAAATCATTGTTGTCGATTCTGGCAGCACAGATAACACAGTGGCCATTGCTGAAGCCGCAGGTGCTAAGGTCTATGTGAACGCAGAATGGCCTGGATTTGGTAAGCAAAAACAGCTCGCACAAAGCTATGCCACCAAAGATTGGGTACTGGCGATTGATGCGGACGAAGTGATCACTGACGAACTTAAAAGAAGTATTCTTGACGTACTTGCTAACCCTCCACAGAAAACGCTATTTATTCTTCGCCGCACAACGTGGGTCTTTGGCAGATTCCTCAAACACTCTGGCTGGTACGACAAAATTGTTCGCCTGTATCCTCGCGAGCTAACTGGCTACAACGACGCTCTGGTGCACGAGAAAATCGTTGAGCCAGAAGGTGTTACCAAGCAGACGCTTAATGGCGATATGTTGCATTACTCTTATCGGGATCTGCACCAGTATCTGGTGAAGTCTGCATTCTATGCCAAGTCATGGGCAGACGGACGCCAGGCTAGGGGAAAGAAAAGCAGTATCAGCCAAGGAATTCTTCATGCATTGGGGTGTTTTCTTAAGATGTATGTGGTGAAACGTGGTTTCTTGGATGGCAAGCAGGGTTTTTTAATTGCTGTGCTTTCAGCGCACTCCACTTTTGTAAAATACGCTGATTTATGGATCCGGGCTAACGACAGTCGCGCCGCTAAATAA